A single window of Rhipicephalus microplus isolate Deutch F79 chromosome 5, USDA_Rmic, whole genome shotgun sequence DNA harbors:
- the LOC142817455 gene encoding uncharacterized protein LOC142817455 has product MLCHVDFVDCAPPWSTTTSSASPIASCPEHIKARAMVSTFSGHGSTAVTMSPYVPLLVQVLAWFFADAAAAHVIAGQHYQWTLIKNAHQPSKELNYCATRSSPVASTMLCHVDFVDCAPPWSTMTSSASPIASCPEHIKARAMVSTFSGHGSTAVTMSPYVPLLVQVLAWFFADAAAAHVIAGQHYQWTLIKNAHQPSKELNYCATRSSPVASTMLCHVHFVDCAPPWSTMTSSASPIASCPEHIKARAMVSTFSGHGSTAVTMLPYVPLLVQVGDRKYGFRSNCTCLIVLPSPHIVLGCLNDCVSVVSLLLKLSGDVEENPGPEVEKMLEEILSNQSKILAKVNEIQAKQTSTDASISDMHVRLQTIEKQLEGLGETQNRLTMIESSVGRHDSELTALARQIDDLDNRSRRNNLIVRGVEEEESEDEAVLLSKVNDDIFDKLHGSKCTSIERIHRLGKKIPERSRPVILKVGDFRDKTKILKNCRNLKETQFSISEDYSKRVVEIRKQLWISSADERAKGAKVKLIIDKLKVNNVLYGWNEATNEGFRYASPGLTSSD; this is encoded by the coding sequence ATGCTGTGCCACGTGGACTTCGTCGACTGCGCACCCCCGTGGAGCACGACGACGTCCTCCGCCTCCCCGATAGCAAGCTGCCCGGAGCATATAAAAGCAAGGGCCATGGTCTCGACCTTCAGTGGACACGGCAGCACCGCCGTGACGATGTCGCCTTACGTGCCTCTACTTGTGCAGGTTTTGGCGTGGTTCTTCGCGGACGCAGCAGCGGCCCATGTTATCGCTGGACAACACTACCAATGGACCTTGATAAAGAATGCGCACCAGCCCTCGAAGGAACTCAActactgcgcaactagatcatCGCCAGTGGCGTCAACGATGCTGTGCCACGTGGACTTCGTCGACTGCGCACCCCCGTGGAGCACGATGACGTCCTCCGCCTCGCCGATAGCAAGCTGCCCGGAGCATATAAAAGCAAGGGCCATGGTCTCGACCTTCAGTGGACACGGCAGCACCGCCGTGACGATGTCGCCTTACGTGCCTCTACTTGTGCAGGTTTTGGCGTGGTTCTTCGCGGACGCAGCAGCGGCCCATGTTATCGCTGGACAACACTACCAATGGACCCTGATAAAGAATGCGCACCAGCCCTCGAAGGAACTCAActactgcgcaactagatcatCGCCAGTGGCGTCAACGATGCTGTGCCACGTGCACTTCGTCGACTGCGCACCCCCGTGGAGCACGATGACGTCCTCCGCCTCCCCGATAGCAAGCTGCCCGGAGCATATAAAAGCAAGGGCCATGGTCTCGACCTTCAGTGGACACGGCAGCACCGCCGTGACGATGTTGCCTTACGTGCCtctacttgtgcaggttggtgatAGAAAGTATGGTTTTCGTAGTAACTGTACCTGCCTGATTGTGCTGCCGAGTCCACACATTGTTCTTGGTTGCTTAAATGACTGTGTTTCAGTTGTAAGCCTGTTACTGAAGTTGTCCGGTGACGTAGAAGAAAATCCTGGGCCCGAGGTTGAAAAAATGCTGGAGGAAATATTAAGTAACCAGAGTAAAATACTAGCAAAAGTTAATGAAATTCAGGCCAAGCAGACATCTACGGATGCCAGCATTTCCGACATGCATGTTAGGCTCCAGactattgaaaaacaacttgaaggGTTGGGTGAAACACAGAACCGGCTTACTATGATAGAATCAAGTGTTGGTCGCCATGACAGTGAATTGACGGCTCTTGCCAGGCAGATCGATGACTTAGATAATCGTTCTAGACGCAACAATCTTATTGTGCGCGGAGTGGAAGAAGAAGAATCTGAGGATGAGGCAGTACTCTTAAGTAAGGTGAATGACGATATCTTTGACAAGTTACATGGCTCAAAGTGTACATCCATTGAGAGAATTCACCGTCTAGGAAAGAAAATACCTGAAAGAAGCCGTCCGGTCATCTTGAAAGTAGGAGACTTCAGGGACAAAACCAAAATACTGAAAAACTGCCGCAATCTCAAGGAGACACAATTCAGTATCAGCGAAGATTACTCTAAACGAGTAGTTGAAATCAGAAAACAACTATGGATTTCATCAGCGGATGAAAGAGCAAAGGGAGCAAAGGTTAAACTAATCATCGATAAACTGAAAGTAAACAACGTTCTCTATGGCTGGAATGAGGCTACCAACGAGGGATTCAGGTATGCTAGCCCAGGTCTCACCAGCTCTGACTGA